DNA from Fundidesulfovibrio terrae:
GCCGCACCATCCACCAGCTGCGCTGGCCCATCGTCTCCATCGGCAACATCGTCGGCCTGGCCTTCGTCATGAACGCCAACGGCATGTCCACCACCCTTGGTCTGGCCCTGGCCACCACGGGCGCCCTGTTCCCGTTCTTCTCCCCGATCCTGGGCTGGCTGGGCGTGTTCCTGACCGGTTCGGACACCTCCTCCAACCTGCTCTTCGGCAACCTGCAGAAGACCACCGCCACGGCCATCGGCGTCAACCCCGAGTTGTGCGCCGCCGCCAACACCTCCGGCGGTGTCACCGGCAAGATGATCTCGCCCCAGTCCATCGCCGTCGGCGTGGCCGCCACCGGCCTGCACGGCAAGGACGGCGACATCTTCCGCTTCACGCTGTGGCACTCCGTTGCCATGCTGCTCTTCATCTGTACCCTGACCATGCTTATGGCCTACCCGCTCAAGTGGATGCTGCCCGGCTAGCACCCGACCCGTCCTGACCCACCGGGGGGCTCCGTCCTGGAGCCCCCCAATCTTTTGTCCACGACTTGCAAACCCCCTTCAAATCATTAATAGATAGGTGCAACGCTCTAGCACCTGACCGTTTACGCCCAAGGAGGACCAACCCATGTCGTCCGTCTCCCCTGCCCGGGCCAATGCCTTTATGCTCTTCTTCCGCCGTTTCTCCATTTCCTGGCGCTTCGCTCTACTCCTGATCCTGTTCTCCATCTTCGTCGGCGGCGTCGTCACCGTCTTCTATCTTGGACTCAAGCAGGTTCTCGACCATAACGTCCAGGCCGCCCAGAACATCATGATCGAAGGGCAGAAGGAAAAACTGGCAGTGGCTTCGAATTCCATGGCCCTGTCCATCGCCGAAGCCATCAAGGAAGAGAAGGACCCGGCCGCCCGGATCGAACTTATCCGCAAGATGGTGGATCCCATCCGGTTCGAACAAGACAAGTCCGGTTACTATTTCGTCTACGAAAACACCGTCAACGTGGCGTTGCCCACCAAGAAAGACGCCCAAGGCAAGGACCTGGGCGACACAAAGGACAAGAACAACGTCTACTTCGTCCGCGACCTCATGACCAAGGCCAAGGATGGCGGCGGCTTCGTCGAATACGTCTTCCCCAAGCCCGGCCAGGGCGACCAGCCCAAGCTGGCCTACTCCACCATGATTCCCGGCACCACCATGTGGATCGGCACGGGCGTCTACATCGACAACATCGAGAAGGAAAAAGCCAACATCCGCCTCCAGAGCGAGGAGCGCATCCGCTCCATCCTGACTCAGATTTTCACGGGCATCGGCGTCTGCCTGGTGCTGATCATCCTTTTGAGCGGGCTCATCATCTCCACCATCTCCGGGCCCATCCGCGAGGCCACCTCCGCAGCCATGCGCTGCGCCGACGGCGACCTGGACATCAAGCTCGACGCCCTGGGCAGCGACGAGGCCGCCCGCATGCAGGCCGCCCTCAACAAGATGGTGGAGACCCTGCGCGCCAACATCCGGGACATCGAAGCCAAGACCCAGGAAGCCCAGGACAAGGCCCTCGCCGCCGACGCCGCCCGCCTCCAGGCCGAAGAGGCCATGGACAAGGCCGAAAAGGCCCGCTGCGACGGCATGGCCCAGGCAGCCTCCAGGCTGGAAGCCGTGGTGCAGCACATCGGCTCGGCCACCCAGTCCATCTCCCACCAGGCCGACGACATCAACACCCGCGCCGGTGAACAGAGCGAACGCATCGGCGTCACCGCCACCAACATGGACCAGATGTCCGACGCGGTCATGGACGTGGCCCGCAACGCCTCCTCCGCCTCCGTCCAGGCCGAACAGGCCCGCCAGAAGGCCATCGAGGGCCGCAAGGTGGTGGACGACTCCATCCAGGCCATGCGCCAGGTGGGCGGCGAGGCCCGCTCGCTCAAGAGCAACATGGACGACCTGGGCAAGCGCTCCCAGGACATCAACCGCATCCTCACCGTCATCTCGGACATCGCCGACCAGACCAACCTGCTGGCCCTGAACGCCGCCATCGAGGCCGCACGCGCCGGCGACGCCGGGCGCGGCTTCGCCGTGGTGGCCGACGAGGTGCGCAAGCTGGCCGAAAAGACCATGACCGCCACCCAGGAAGTCACGTCCAGCATCACCGCCATCCAGAAGTCGGCCCAG
Protein-coding regions in this window:
- a CDS encoding methyl-accepting chemotaxis protein; amino-acid sequence: MSSVSPARANAFMLFFRRFSISWRFALLLILFSIFVGGVVTVFYLGLKQVLDHNVQAAQNIMIEGQKEKLAVASNSMALSIAEAIKEEKDPAARIELIRKMVDPIRFEQDKSGYYFVYENTVNVALPTKKDAQGKDLGDTKDKNNVYFVRDLMTKAKDGGGFVEYVFPKPGQGDQPKLAYSTMIPGTTMWIGTGVYIDNIEKEKANIRLQSEERIRSILTQIFTGIGVCLVLIILLSGLIISTISGPIREATSAAMRCADGDLDIKLDALGSDEAARMQAALNKMVETLRANIRDIEAKTQEAQDKALAADAARLQAEEAMDKAEKARCDGMAQAASRLEAVVQHIGSATQSISHQADDINTRAGEQSERIGVTATNMDQMSDAVMDVARNASSASVQAEQARQKAIEGRKVVDDSIQAMRQVGGEARSLKSNMDDLGKRSQDINRILTVISDIADQTNLLALNAAIEAARAGDAGRGFAVVADEVRKLAEKTMTATQEVTSSITAIQKSAQDSISNTDRAIDTIELAGQLADKSGALLNELVAGAQTSAEQIQTIAAAAEEQSAASEEINRSLESVSELTSQTLGSVENAADAIKGLLGQANELRRIIDELKVEAGCHMPALGA